Genomic segment of Panicum virgatum strain AP13 chromosome 2K, P.virgatum_v5, whole genome shotgun sequence:
TCCATTAGAAAATAATTTTCACCTTGGTTTCATATGTCAATTCTGTGTACAGCAGAACACTCTAAATATCATGTTCTGAAATAGATATGGGTTAGGCAGTGTAgaagaaaaagattagatttcaGCAAGTCTGGATACAAAACTGCATTTTTCCTGCATCTGTATGTCTTACCTGATGAATACTAGGAGCTATTCAGCCGCATCGAGTTTCTTGTTCGTGATTGTATAACAACCAAACAAGTGGTTCCAGATCTAACACATATACTAAATTCTTTGTAGTGTATCTATGTCTCAAGCAAGCTATCTGCCATTTTTCATTTCTCTTTCAGTTCGTATTTCTAACTTGCTGATCATTTCTTTATCGCAGAGTCTGACATCATGCAAAGTCCTAGCAAAATTTCCAGCGCCTCTGCCTCTCCTACAACCCCTGCTGTGTGCAGGCTTCAAGGATGGGCGGATCTCCCAGAAGGTCTGCTTCAATCCATCATTCCTCTGTTGGGCTCCTTCCTCGAGGTCCTCGCTTTTGCGGGCACCTGTCGCTCTTGGCGCTCCGCCTTCTCCTCATACCCATCCAAATCCACATTCTGCACCTTGTTCCCACCTCTCCTTGTCCGACCTCATATCAGAGTCCATGCTCGTCGTCTCCCTTCCAGAAGTGATGACGGTCACAAGCTCCGCACATGCCAGGTCCTTGATCTAGCCAACCTGGGAACTGCCCTGCGCTGCCAGATTCCTGAAGACACATTTGAGATGTTACGCTTTGCAGGCTCTTCTTATGGTCAGCTGATTTGTGGTGGCGGCAGAAATTGTGTTGTGGTTGATGTATTCACAGGTGCCAGAGTTTTACCACCACAGCTCCCATTCAGATTCAGTGGGGACACTTATTTCTACTCTGGCATGCTGACAGCTCCCCTCGCCTCACATGATGCACACCTCCTAGTTTGCGCCGCACCCAAACAAGGCAGCACCCAACACTCCCTGCTTGATTGGCCACTTGGAAGTGATTCTTGGTCAGAACTAAGGCTCAATGATTCACGGATTGAGCAGATTGTGGAGTTCAAAGGTCAGTTCATTGCGCTGGACTATGAGTACAGGCTCCACACTCTATCCTTGGCCCCCCAGCTTGGTCTGCAGGAGATATCAACTGTGTGGTGGGATGACATGGATGCATGCCCGTATCTAAGGCCATGGCTTGTGGTGTGTGGTGACATGCTCCTCATTGTTGACCACTACATATCCCTTTTATTTGATGGGGCACCTGTCAACTACGAAGCTTATCGCCTCGACATGTCAACTGTACCTGCAGTTTGGGTGAAGGTAGAGAAGCTGGAGAATTACGTGCTCTTTATTGGAAGCGATGTGAGGAGCCCTGCGTTTTCTTGCATCAGCCCGGGACGATGGGGTAGGAGGAACAACTACTTGTACTACGCATATTATGATGTACCCTGGATCTTGCATGGGCTTGGTGATGAGGCAGATGCTGTGTGGGATCCAGACAATGACCCTGACATTGAGTTCAAGAGGAACTGGTACACCCAATTGCAGCCCTTTTGGGTGTACCCAAGCATGTTCTACGCTGATGCTGATGGCGAGTGACGGATGCGTCTTCCATCTGCTTGTGCTGAAATCTCGCCTTCATTCTCCATAGAGATTAGTAATCAGAGACTTGCATTAAACTGGGGATATGTAAGCAGACTTTTCAGTTTCGCTGTTTGGTTGTTTTTGTGTCTGCACTTGCACTACTAAATCGTTTGATCTAGTTGTGTAACTGTTGGCTATGTGCTGCAAACCTTGAAAGCCCAGAAGTCTGGAACTAATTACTGTTATTTGAAGAGTAGAAAACGTttgcaatgcttcatctaccCCTGTAAAATGTGGAGATGCAATGTGCTTATATGGAGGCATCTTGCTGTTGCCGTTAGCTTTGTTTACTAACTACTATGCTGCGCAATCTGTATGTTTTaagcaaaaaaggaaaaaaaaacctcCAAAGTTTTGTGTAGTGGGATATCCAACAGAAGTGTCTTCAGTCACTTGGCAGGCTGACTACAACTGGTCAAGTCGGTCATGTGTCCCATGACAACATATTACCTGATGTCGGACAGGTTACAAGAGTGGGCAATCAACAAAATTGTTGCACTTCAGGGGAAGTTTATCTAGGCCAGATTGATGCTGATGTAAGAGGTAAATGTGTGTGTTGCTTGGCTGGCTGTAGCTCGCAATTCTAAGTTCTAACAGAAGAAATTCTTCTGACTATGACACACATACAAGCTTTTTGCAAAGTCAAAAGCCTCGAGTCAATCTAAATTGAATTAGTATCATGGAATGGACATCGGATTCAGCTACCTGACCAACCATCTTCCCAAAGTTACAATCTTCCACCGGAAACAAATTGAcaaaaaacagaacaaaatcAGGTTGAGTTGTACAAATCAATATACACATCATATCAATGTTGATGCACCAGCAAACCACGTTGAAGTGCTTGTAGTGTCTATTTTCCGGGTCAAACACTGCAAACCAAAGATTACTCAACCACTCACCCCTCTCATTCCCTGAAGCTAGCCAAACCAAAACAAGAGGCAATTAATACAACGTATAAAAGTTTCGTGCACAAGTACAGTATTTCAAACTCTAATAACCATTTATAACACCACAACTACAAAGACAACAGCAAGACATGTTATCAATTAACCAAAAACAAAATTCAGGCTTTCTCCTATCTTGATTGTAAGGAACAGTCAATTCTTACATTGCCATGAAGAACAACACAATGGTCTTCTTCAGTTTCGCGACCTTACATTGGTTCTGAATAATTTACTTTAAGAGGCAAGAGAATGTTTAATCCTGACTGCAATAGGCATGCAACAGTCAGGACATCATCATCTGAATTTTAATTTAAATATATTTGAACAATTACATTTATAAGGAATTAAGGTTGTGAAGAGTAATGGATAAACAAATTCAGCGACAAGATAAAGCTGAAACTGTAAGGGCATCAATGTCCTACAAAAAGTACGGTCCAGACATTTTATACTGTTGCGTCCAAAGTTTCAGAATTATTAAGGCAATTACAGAGTCTGTCAACACATCTGAGCATCTGAAATTCTCTCTTGCCGAAGTAACATAGACAT
This window contains:
- the LOC120665974 gene encoding putative F-box protein At3g25750 translates to MQSPSKISSASASPTTPAVCRLQGWADLPEGLLQSIIPLLGSFLEVLAFAGTCRSWRSAFSSYPSKSTFCTLFPPLLVRPHIRVHARRLPSRSDDGHKLRTCQVLDLANLGTALRCQIPEDTFEMLRFAGSSYGQLICGGGRNCVVVDVFTGARVLPPQLPFRFSGDTYFYSGMLTAPLASHDAHLLVCAAPKQGSTQHSLLDWPLGSDSWSELRLNDSRIEQIVEFKGQFIALDYEYRLHTLSLAPQLGLQEISTVWWDDMDACPYLRPWLVVCGDMLLIVDHYISLLFDGAPVNYEAYRLDMSTVPAVWVKVEKLENYVLFIGSDVRSPAFSCISPGRWGRRNNYLYYAYYDVPWILHGLGDEADAVWDPDNDPDIEFKRNWYTQLQPFWVYPSMFYADADGE